The Sphingomonas sp. LY54 genome includes a region encoding these proteins:
- a CDS encoding Na+/H+ antiporter subunit C codes for MELVLALGIGVLTASGVWLILRPRTFQVVVGLSLVSYAVNLFIYAMGRLKVDAPPIVGSGAADPANYVDPLPQALVLTAIVISFAMTALLLVILVALRGLTGTDHVDGEESE; via the coding sequence ATGGAACTCGTCCTCGCGCTCGGCATCGGCGTGCTCACCGCATCGGGCGTGTGGCTGATCCTGCGCCCGCGCACCTTCCAGGTGGTTGTCGGGCTGTCGCTCGTCTCCTACGCCGTGAACCTGTTCATCTACGCGATGGGCCGGCTGAAGGTGGACGCGCCGCCGATCGTCGGCTCCGGCGCCGCCGATCCCGCCAATTACGTCGATCCGCTGCCTCAGGCCCTCGTACTCACCGCGATCGTCATCTCGTTCGCGATGACGGCGCTGCTGCTCGTCATTCTCGTCGCGCTGCGCGGCCTTACCGGGACCGACCATGTCGACGGGGAGGAATCGGAATGA
- a CDS encoding monovalent cation/H+ antiporter subunit D, translating to MTGAWTDHLIVAPVLLPLVGCALMLLFDERRIMMKRAIGLATTAALLVISILLLKGAASAGFAGEPATTAYLIGNWPAPFGIVLVIDWLSALMLVLTSILGFTSLVYSLARWDRAGPRFQALFLLQLMGLNGAFLTGDLFNLFVFFEVLLAASYGLLLHSSGTVRVKTGLHYVAINIATSLLFLIGAALIYGVTGTLNMADLAVRIPSVVGTDLALLQSGMAILGIAFLVKAGMWPLGLWLTRTYAAAAPPVAALFAILSKVGVYALLRVYLLLFGGEVGWTANFGEEWLLFGGMATMAYGTIGVLAVRTLSGIAGHCVLISSGTLLATIGAGQGDVLGGALFYLVSSTLGISAFYLLIELVERREADAGPQNVTEPVFDDEYTGSLEENGEDEVGVVIPATIAILGGGFVFCTLLMAGLPPLSGFVAKFAIIDGLLGLQDAIATPVWWLIGLIIVSGLATLVATTRAGIDLIWTPSDKPQPALHIAEAVPVGLLLAVCLGLMIFAGPTMRYMERTGQSLGDRHGYISSVLGAVPAGDARP from the coding sequence ATGACCGGCGCCTGGACCGACCATCTGATCGTCGCGCCGGTCCTGCTGCCGCTGGTCGGCTGCGCGCTGATGCTGCTGTTCGACGAGCGGCGGATCATGATGAAGCGGGCAATCGGCCTCGCCACCACCGCGGCCCTGCTCGTCATCTCGATCCTGCTGCTGAAGGGCGCGGCTTCGGCCGGCTTTGCCGGCGAGCCGGCGACGACCGCCTATCTGATCGGCAACTGGCCGGCGCCGTTCGGGATCGTGCTGGTGATCGACTGGCTGTCGGCGCTGATGCTGGTGCTGACCAGCATCCTCGGCTTCACGTCTTTGGTCTACTCGCTCGCGCGCTGGGACCGGGCCGGGCCGCGCTTCCAGGCCTTGTTCCTGCTCCAGCTGATGGGCCTCAACGGCGCGTTCCTGACCGGCGACCTGTTCAACCTGTTCGTGTTCTTCGAGGTGCTGCTGGCGGCCTCCTACGGCCTGCTGCTGCACAGCTCCGGCACGGTGCGGGTGAAGACCGGGCTTCACTATGTCGCGATCAACATCGCGACCTCTTTGCTCTTCCTGATCGGCGCCGCCTTGATCTACGGCGTCACCGGCACGCTCAACATGGCCGATCTCGCGGTGCGGATTCCGTCGGTCGTCGGCACCGACCTCGCGTTGCTGCAGAGCGGCATGGCGATCCTCGGCATCGCCTTCCTGGTCAAGGCGGGCATGTGGCCGCTCGGCCTGTGGCTGACCCGCACCTACGCGGCGGCGGCCCCGCCGGTCGCGGCCCTGTTCGCGATCCTCAGCAAGGTCGGCGTCTACGCGCTGCTGCGCGTCTACCTGCTGCTGTTCGGTGGCGAAGTCGGCTGGACCGCCAATTTCGGCGAGGAATGGCTCTTGTTCGGCGGCATGGCGACGATGGCCTACGGCACGATCGGCGTGCTCGCGGTTCGCACCCTGTCCGGCATCGCCGGCCATTGCGTGCTGATCTCCTCGGGGACGCTGCTGGCGACGATCGGCGCCGGTCAGGGCGACGTGCTCGGCGGCGCGCTCTTCTACCTCGTCAGCTCGACGCTCGGAATCAGCGCCTTCTACCTGCTGATCGAATTGGTCGAGCGACGCGAGGCGGACGCCGGGCCTCAGAACGTAACCGAACCGGTGTTCGACGATGAATATACCGGATCGCTCGAGGAAAATGGCGAGGACGAAGTCGGCGTCGTTATCCCGGCGACGATCGCCATCCTCGGCGGCGGCTTCGTCTTCTGCACCCTGCTGATGGCGGGCCTGCCGCCGCTCTCCGGCTTCGTCGCCAAATTCGCGATCATCGATGGGTTGCTTGGCCTCCAGGACGCGATCGCAACGCCGGTCTGGTGGCTGATCGGCCTGATCATCGTCTCCGGGCTGGCGACGCTGGTGGCGACCACGCGCGCCGGCATCGACCTCATCTGGACTCCGTCCGACAAGCCGCAGCCCGCCTTGCACATCGCCGAAGCGGTGCCCGTCGGCCTCCTGCTCGCCGTCTGCCTCGGCCTGATGATCTTCGCGGGGCCGACGATGCGCTATATGGAACGGACCGGCCAGTCGCTCGGCGACCGCCACGGCTATATCAGCTCCGTGCTCGGCGC